In the Natronolimnobius baerhuensis genome, one interval contains:
- a CDS encoding thioredoxin family protein, with translation MALLESDTQLEAGDAAPAFELEGADGKTYTLESFADNDALLVVFTCNHCPYAQAKFDLLNEIAAEYDDVAVVGINPNDAEEYPEDSLESMAEFVEDGTVQYDAYLRDDTQEVAQAYGAVCTPDPFLFERADDEAFELAYQGRLDDALNPDDDPSRYHVREAIDAILAGESVDLEWQPSQGCSIKWIDE, from the coding sequence ATGGCACTACTTGAATCCGACACGCAACTCGAGGCCGGAGATGCCGCGCCCGCGTTCGAACTCGAGGGTGCAGACGGCAAGACGTACACTCTCGAGTCCTTTGCCGACAACGACGCGTTGCTCGTCGTGTTTACGTGCAATCACTGCCCCTACGCACAGGCGAAGTTCGACCTCCTCAACGAAATCGCAGCGGAGTACGACGACGTTGCCGTCGTCGGCATCAACCCGAACGACGCCGAGGAGTACCCCGAAGACTCACTCGAGTCGATGGCGGAGTTCGTCGAGGACGGCACAGTACAGTACGACGCCTATCTGCGTGATGACACCCAGGAAGTCGCTCAGGCCTACGGTGCAGTCTGTACACCGGATCCGTTCCTCTTCGAGCGCGCTGACGACGAGGCGTTCGAACTAGCCTATCAGGGCCGTCTCGATGACGCCCTGAATCCGGACGACGACCCCTCCCGCTATCACGTTCGCGAAGCCATCGATGCGATTCTCGCCGGCGAGAGTGTCGACCTCGAGTGGCAGCCGTCCCAAGGCTGTTCGATCAAGTGGATCGACGAGTAA
- a CDS encoding FIST signal transduction protein, which produces MRTSVGTALVTDSCGRQAGERAATAAREQLSGTQVDFCQVFCPVEYDFDAVLEGIRAVVGPDTKLIGCSANGSFTQDTVGHGVAVGLVASDTLSFYTGLGTGLQENVSRAVREAVSDIPDALEDHPYAAAIALSDGLSGVGEQLALTTQQKLGPEVFIVGGSAADDHQLEATYVFHDDEVVEDGVVLGVIGADERPAMAVAHGHEPLSEPVEVTRSDGPTVYEFDGKPAFEVWKDAVRESVRAEFDVEIDDLEPSDQLLQEILCEFEFGIDQGAQYKMRWPWIEDEGGAMHFAVDIPEGTVFRVMHGRPDAQIESAAETARRARDDAGDVEIAGGFIYDCACRGIVLGDEFDTAVEAMADELEIPFVGFETYGEICMGPGQLSGYHNTTTVALLLPA; this is translated from the coding sequence ATGCGAACTTCCGTTGGAACGGCACTCGTGACAGACAGCTGCGGTCGGCAAGCGGGTGAACGCGCTGCCACAGCGGCCCGCGAGCAGTTGTCGGGAACGCAGGTCGATTTCTGCCAGGTCTTCTGTCCGGTCGAATACGACTTCGACGCCGTTCTCGAGGGAATCAGAGCAGTTGTCGGCCCCGATACGAAGCTCATTGGCTGTTCGGCCAACGGCTCGTTCACACAGGACACCGTCGGCCACGGCGTCGCCGTCGGGCTTGTCGCGAGCGATACGCTCTCGTTTTACACCGGGCTCGGGACTGGACTCCAAGAGAACGTCTCGAGAGCGGTCCGGGAAGCCGTCAGCGACATTCCGGACGCCCTCGAAGACCATCCATACGCTGCTGCAATTGCACTCAGCGATGGATTGAGCGGGGTCGGCGAGCAATTAGCACTGACGACACAGCAAAAGCTCGGGCCGGAAGTGTTCATCGTCGGTGGCTCCGCAGCGGATGACCACCAACTCGAGGCGACGTACGTGTTTCACGACGACGAGGTCGTCGAAGATGGCGTCGTCCTCGGCGTGATCGGTGCGGACGAACGCCCGGCGATGGCGGTGGCACACGGTCACGAACCGCTCTCGGAGCCGGTCGAAGTGACGCGATCTGATGGCCCGACCGTCTACGAGTTCGACGGCAAACCTGCCTTCGAGGTCTGGAAGGATGCCGTCCGTGAGTCCGTTCGAGCGGAGTTCGACGTCGAAATCGACGATCTCGAACCGAGTGATCAACTCCTCCAGGAGATTCTCTGTGAGTTCGAGTTCGGGATCGATCAGGGGGCCCAGTACAAGATGCGCTGGCCCTGGATCGAAGACGAGGGCGGTGCGATGCACTTTGCTGTCGACATCCCGGAAGGAACCGTCTTCCGGGTAATGCATGGCCGACCCGACGCACAGATCGAATCGGCCGCAGAGACTGCGCGGCGCGCACGCGATGACGCTGGTGACGTCGAAATCGCCGGCGGGTTCATCTACGACTGTGCCTGTCGCGGCATCGTCCTCGGCGACGAGTTCGACACCGCCGTCGAGGCGATGGCAGACGAACTCGAGATTCCATTCGTCGGCTTTGAAACCTACGGCGAGATCTGTATGGGCCCAGGCCAACTCAGTGGCTATCACAATACAACGACCGTCGCCTTACTCCTGCCTGCCTAA
- a CDS encoding twin-arginine translocation signal domain-containing protein — protein sequence MTMTEHDTDRRTFLKAAGAAGAVTLVAGCSDDDDGNGNGNGNGEDNGGEAEALEPGTEIELDGQTAGWEAIAPDAIAGETNPTLVLEEGESYELGWSEGDGQDHNIEIRDDNGDVVDDLETDEVSDPDDDQWLEFEASSDMAEYVCDPHEGSMAGDIDVQ from the coding sequence ATGACCATGACCGAACATGATACCGACCGTCGGACGTTCCTGAAAGCTGCTGGTGCCGCAGGCGCAGTCACACTCGTTGCTGGTTGTAGCGACGATGACGACGGCAATGGAAACGGGAACGGTAACGGCGAGGATAACGGCGGCGAGGCCGAGGCACTCGAGCCAGGCACGGAAATCGAACTCGACGGCCAGACGGCTGGCTGGGAAGCTATTGCCCCCGACGCCATCGCTGGCGAGACCAACCCAACGCTCGTCCTCGAGGAGGGCGAGAGCTACGAACTCGGCTGGTCCGAAGGCGACGGACAGGACCACAACATCGAGATCCGCGACGACAACGGCGACGTCGTCGACGACCTCGAGACCGACGAAGTCAGCGACCCCGACGACGACCAGTGGCTCGAGTTCGAAGCCAGCTCCGACATGGCCGAGTACGTCTGTGACCCACACGAAGGGTCGATGGCCGGCGACATCGACGTCCAGTAA
- a CDS encoding sensor histidine kinase encodes MRHDDLVSTFGQTVGVEKATALVTDALEELEIEHQDSYSSHEIADICETISRQSDGYLTVVANEVRVREQAKRRFDALLERITDPVVMVTFEESEPVVNAVNPAFEETFGYGDNAVGHSLSALIVPDPADGETVDEWFRSDTGGGTEIERVTASGDRRTFLFRPVIVSGFDGRIEGFGIYTDITERKRRERTLERQNEQLERFVSVVSHDLRNPLSVADGNARLALELTSEPAVEDRLEELLAAHERMGTLIDDLLTLASQGQTVDEPVAVRLRDVVDAAWNSVGTTAATLETEYGETRMVRADDGRLRQLFENLFRNAIEHGSTLEVGEKPHSSKPVDPAVTVRVGWDEGTLWIEDDGSGIPPEEREDVFEHGYTSSPEGTGFGLAIVDAIVDAHGWDIDVTDGETGGARFRVHDVASWIAASTK; translated from the coding sequence ATGCGCCACGACGACCTCGTTTCAACGTTCGGCCAGACCGTCGGCGTCGAGAAAGCCACAGCACTGGTCACGGACGCTCTCGAGGAACTCGAGATCGAGCACCAGGACAGCTACTCGAGTCACGAAATCGCTGATATCTGTGAGACGATCAGCCGGCAAAGCGATGGCTACCTCACTGTCGTCGCAAACGAGGTTCGCGTCCGCGAACAGGCGAAACGCCGCTTCGACGCGCTACTCGAGCGAATTACAGACCCAGTAGTGATGGTAACGTTCGAGGAGTCAGAACCAGTTGTCAACGCAGTCAACCCTGCGTTTGAGGAGACGTTCGGCTATGGAGACAACGCCGTTGGCCACTCATTGTCGGCACTGATCGTCCCCGACCCCGCTGACGGCGAGACGGTCGATGAGTGGTTTCGGTCGGATACCGGCGGTGGCACCGAAATCGAACGCGTCACTGCCTCGGGTGACCGTCGAACCTTCCTCTTTCGGCCAGTCATCGTCTCGGGGTTCGACGGACGCATCGAAGGCTTTGGCATCTATACGGACATCACCGAGCGGAAACGCCGTGAACGCACGCTCGAGCGCCAGAACGAACAACTCGAGCGCTTCGTCAGTGTTGTCTCACACGACCTGCGCAATCCACTCAGTGTCGCAGACGGCAACGCCAGACTGGCACTGGAACTTACCTCAGAGCCGGCAGTTGAGGACCGACTCGAGGAGTTGCTGGCGGCACACGAGCGCATGGGGACGCTGATTGATGACCTGCTGACGCTTGCCAGTCAGGGACAGACCGTCGATGAACCGGTTGCAGTTCGACTGCGTGACGTCGTCGACGCCGCTTGGAACAGCGTCGGAACCACAGCCGCGACACTCGAGACGGAGTATGGTGAGACACGGATGGTTCGTGCCGACGATGGCCGATTGCGACAGCTGTTCGAGAATCTCTTTCGAAACGCAATCGAACACGGCTCGACACTCGAGGTGGGAGAGAAACCGCACTCGAGCAAGCCAGTCGATCCGGCCGTTACGGTCCGTGTCGGCTGGGACGAAGGCACGCTCTGGATCGAAGACGACGGGTCGGGTATCCCACCGGAGGAACGCGAAGACGTCTTCGAGCATGGCTATACGTCCTCACCGGAGGGGACCGGCTTCGGGCTGGCAATCGTCGACGCGATTGTCGATGCCCATGGCTGGGACATCGACGTCACCGACGGCGAAACCGGCGGTGCTCGCTTTCGGGTTCATGACGTTGCCAGCTGGATCGCTGCCAGCACCAAGTAA